The following is a genomic window from Sutcliffiella horikoshii.
AACCACACCAAGTGTGTTCAACCAATGTTTAAATTCCACAATTTCCTCTTCTATGAACAGCTCAATCTCATCTGCCGCTTTTTTGCGTTCTGCTAAGTTGGCATTGACGATTCCCTCAAGATCATCAATATCGTATAAGAAGACGCTCTCTAGCTTATCCAATTCCGGGTCCAAATCACGTGGAACCGCAATATCCACCATGAAGAGTGGACGCCCTTTTCTCATACGCTCGACATAGGTCATATCGTCTTTAGTTAGAACATAGTCTTTGGCACCGGTAGAAGAGATAAGAATATCCGCTTCTACCAACGCACAGGAAAGCTCCTGCATGGACTTTGCCTGGCCTGCGAAACGATTCGCCAGGTTTGTTGCTTTTTCTAAGGTACGGTTAATGACCGTAACCTTTTCTACCCCGTTGCTGTGAAGATTCTGGACGGCGAGTTCTCCCATTTTCCCTGCGCCTAAAATTAATACATGCTTGTTCTTTAAATCCCCGAAAATCTTTTTAGCAAGCTCCACTGCTGCATAGCTGACAGAAACCGCATTGGATCCGATATCTGTTTCGGAATGCGCACGTTTAGCTAAAGTGATAGCTTGTTTAAATAATTGATTAAAAATGGTTCCGACCGTTTTATGTTCTTGTGCGGCAAGAAAACTTGTACGGATCTGACCAAGGATTTGCGTTTCCCCAAGCACCATGGAATCCAATCCACAGGACACCCGGTACAAATGCTCGATTGCCCCGTCATGTTCGTATATGTTCAAGTAAGGAGAAAACTCTTCCTTGTCCAGACCGAACCAGTCTGCAAGGAAAGCTTTAATATAATAACGTCCAGTATGCAACTGATCGACTACTGCATAGACTTCCGTTCGGTTGCAGGTAGAAACAATGATGTTTTCCAAGATGGACTTTTGGTCCTTCAGAGCTACCATTGCTTTATTCAGATCAGCTGGATTAAATGTCAATTTTTCACGTATTTCAACAGGGGCCGTTTTATAATTAACACCGACTACTATGATATGCACTTGTTCGTACACCCCCACAAAAAATAATATCATCTACTAAAATTATAACATGACTAATGCTAGATACTTTTGTTAAAATGTGAACAAATAGTTTCCAATTAAGTAATTAGGATACAAGAAAATACACCGTTTTCATTGTTTCTCTTAGTTATATATTACAAACATTACAATTCTTTTATTCACCAACTTGTACATTAACAGAATTTCATTGTAGAATCAAGGTTTCAGCCTCAATCTCAAGGAGGAAAATATGAAGAAAAATAGCTTTCTACCTGGTTTGCTTTTATTATTTTTTGGTGCATATTTCCTGTTACAACAATTAAACATTGTGTTGTGGGAAGGGATGCTGCACTGGTCCACTATTCTTGTTATTACAGGAATTGCACTTTTATTACAAGCTTATAAACAGAGTGATTATCCTAATATACTTCCTGGGTTTGTACTATTAGGAATTGGGTTGCATTTTCAGCTTAAAGATAAGGTAGATGTTTGGCCTGATCATTTTGCGGTTATCATTTTGATTATTGGTGTTGGCTTTATTCTCCGTTCGCAGAAAACGAAGGGCGGGATGTTTGAAGGAGTTCTGTTATGTATTCTTGCCAGTTTCTTTCTTTTCTACGATACGTTTATGGAGATGTTGGGTGTGGTAGAGACTGGTGTTGCTAGTTTACATACTTTTTGGCCGGTTTTGTTGATTTTGATTGGTGCGTTTTTTGTCTTTAAGAAGAAATAAGAGAAGACCTACAAGCAATGGAGTGTTATTCCGTTGTTGTAGGTCTTTTTTGTTGAATTGTTGTTTCGACACCGCTGTTGATTTCCGCAAACGGCAAGTTCCTTTTGTACTCCCTGTTTCCTTTCGTTCCAGGTGTTCGCTTTCCGCGGGACGGTGCTTGAGCCTCCTCACTGAGTTGCGGGGTCTCAAGCTACCGTTATCCCCCGCAGGAGTCTCACACCTTGCACTCCAGGAAACAGGGGAAATCTACTTCACCCAATTGTTTTTGTAGTTACAGAACAGCCTCCAAGAAGTCTCTTGTTCGTTGGTTTTTTGGGTTGTTGAAGAGGTCCTGTGGGGGGCCTTCTTCGACGATTTTGCCGTCGTGCATGTAGATAACACGGTCGGCGACTTCTTGTGCGAATCCCATTTCGTGGGTGACGACGACCATGGTCATGCCTTCTTCGGCAAGTTCTTTCATGGTTTTAAGAACCTCTCCTACCAGTTCAGGGTCAAGGGCGGATGTTGGTTCGTCAAAGAGCATTACATCCGGTCTCATGGCAAGGGCACGGGCGATTGCCACACGCTGCTTTTGTCCGCCTGAGAGCTTTTCGGGATATACATTCTCTTTGTCTGACAAACCTACTTTTGCCAAAAGGTCAGATGCAATTTTCCTGGCTTCCTCTTTTTTTAACTTTTCGACCTGGACAGGAGCTTCCATAACATTCTCCAAAACTGTTTTGTGAGGAAAAAGATGAAAATGCTGAAACACCATACCGACTTTTTGACGGACTTTATTTAAATTGTCCTTTTCTACATCCACTTCCTTACCATCTATGACCACTGTGCCACTATCCTTCATCTCAAGAAAGTTCAAGCAGCGGAGGATAGTACTTTTACCTGATCCGCTGGCACCAATCAGGCAGACAACTTCTTTATTCTTTACCGTCAAGGAAATATCTTTTAAAACATGTAGGTCTCCGAACGATTTATTTAAGTTTACGACTTCAATTTTATTACTCATTACCCTACCTCCTATCTATCACTTACTGAGAATTTTCTTTCCAACAGATTAACAAAGATTCCAATCAACCCTACAAGGAATAAGTAGTAAACAGAAACTACCAACAGATAAGTCATATAGTCAAAGCTGTTAGCACCTTGTGTTTGCGCTACATTGAACAGTTCGTAGAAGCCGATGAATGCTGCTAAGGATGAATCCTTTAAACAGATGATAAATTGATTTCCAAGTGGCGGTAGTGCCCTTCTGAAAGCCTGTGGTAAAATAATTCTTCTCATCGCCAGATTGCGGGTCATACCCAAAGATCGTCCGGCTTCCATTTGTCCTTTGTCAATCGATTGAATGGTTCCCCTGAAAATCTCGGCAATATAGGCCCCATTATGGAAGGCCAGAGCCAATGTGACGGACCAGAATGCAGTGATTCCCATCTGCACCAATCCATAGTAGAAAACAAAGATTTGAACAATTAACGGAGTTCCACGTACAAGATATATGTAAGTATTGGCGATCCATTCAAGTACTTTAATCTTGGATATTTTAAGAAAGGCGAAAAATAACCCGACAAAAAGTGCAATAACAATTGAAATGGCTGTAATTTGAAGGGTTTTCAGCATCCCTCTTAAAAACATATCGTATGTACTGAAGAAAACATCAATAAAATGTGCTAAACTGGGCATACTTTGCTTCACTCCTTTATTCTGTTGTGTGATAAGTGATGGTTCAAGCTGATAAAAAATGTGTGGTGAATGAACACCACACATTTCAGAGACAGGATTATTTATTCACTGATCTGCTATTACTCACCCGGGTCTGAAGTAATGTCTTCACCAAAGTACTTTTCACTTATCTCTTTTAGTTTTCCGTTTTCACGTAATGTTTCAAGCGCTTCATTAATAGCTTCCAATAAGGCTTCATTACCTTTTGCTACTGCTACAGCCTGTTCACTGCGATCCAATAGTTCGCGAGCTTCCAGTTCCATTCCGGATCCGATTGCTTCACGACCGGTAACAAAATCCGTTACCACTGCATCATGACGGCCATTGTTAAGTGCCTCTAATGCAACAACATCGCTATCATAGTTTACGATATTATCAGATACACCCTCCACTAAATCTGCATAAGTGGAGCCTCTGGAAACGGCGATTTCCATTCCCTCTAGGTCATCCATGGTTTGGATGTCGCTGTCAGGACGCACGAAAATCTGAGCGCCAGAATAATAGTACGGTGTGGAGAAGTCCACTTCTTTTAATCTTTCTTCCGTAATCGTATGACTCGCAACCGCAGCATCAAAGCGGCCATTCTTTACTCCTTCAACAATACTCGCAAAAGTGTACTTTTCCTGCTCTGGTTCCAACCCAAGCTCAGCTGCAATAGCTTCCCCGACCTCGATATCAAAACCGGTCATATTTCCGGAACCGTCTGTAACACTAAATGGCGCAAATTCTCCTGAAGAAGCAAATGTAAACTTGTCTTCCTTTACTAATTCGTACCCTTCACTTGTTGTCGTTTTACCACCGCATGCTGCAAGAATGGTAGACAACAAAAATAACGTGACTAACAATACCCTTTTTTTCAATTTCCAAAATCCCCCTTAGTGTCCATTTTTTCGTCTCCCTTTTATGTTAACAATTACGGAAAACTACCACAAATAAGCTTAAATTTCATATTTGTTAATAATTCTGTAAATTCCAACTTCAGAAGACCTGGCTACCTATGTACCGTATGTATGCTCGGAATTGCTCCTTGTACATCCTATTCCCTAATGTTTCAATCTAATAAACATATTTTTCGAAATTTTTCTTACTTTTTTAAAAACAAAAAAATAGATTCCATAGCCTTTATCTCATGTAAGCTATGAAATCTATTTTAATCTTTAAACGTTTGATATAATTCTCGAAATTTCTTCTATCAATTTGTCCCCTGTGACTGTTGTTTCTCCCCCGCCTTGGACGAAGTTTTCCCTGCCGCCTCCCTTTCCATTTATGAAAGCAAAGACTTCTTTGGCGATAGACTTCATGTTCATATTAGATTTGCTTCCTCTAGCTCCAACAAATTGCAGCTTGCCTGCATTTTCAGCTACAAGAAACACGTTGATGTCATCTCTAGCAGAAACTAATTTCCGTGCGATACTTTGGAGTTCTGCCATTTCCTTATTTTGAAACACAGACTTTAATATTGTCCGACCTGAAATTACTTCCGTTTTGGAAAAAAGAGCAGCTGCCTCGTATTCCAGAAGCCTTTCTTTCATCTCTTTTAGTTCTTTTGCCTGTTCTTTACTTTGCCCCAACATTCTTGTGACTGCTTCTGCCATACCATTTTGAGGAGCATTCAATAATGAAGATAACTCTAGAACTACCTGCTGTTTCTCATGGAGTTGCTTCAACACACGATTTCCTGCAACAAAGGATACACGGATCATGTCCTTTTGTTTTTCTAATGAAAGAACTTTAAGAGAAGCTACTCCGCCTGTTGAATGAGGGTGTGTTCCTCCACAACCGTTGTAGTCAAATTCCGGTATGATGACAATTCGGATATTTTCAGAAACGGATAGCTCTTTTCTTAGCCGGTAATTCAATAGCTCATCCTGTGTGACCCATTTGCACTCTATCTTACGGTTCTCAAGGATAATTCTATTAACGAGTGTTTCAGCCTCCAGAACTTCTTGTTCCGTTAACTCATTAATATCGAGGTCAATGGTGGACACTTCTTTGCCCAGGTGAAAGCTTTTGGTTTTGTATGAAAATAGTTCTTCAAAAGCAGCAGATAATAGGTGCTGTCCTGCATGCTGCTGCATATGGTCATATCGTCTTTCCCAATCGATATTTCCCTTAACATCCTTTGTTATTTGTGGAAGTGGGTGCTCCATGTAATGCCTGATTTCCCCTTTGATCTCTTGTACCTCGATGACTTTATTGTCATTCAGTGTTCCTGTGTCATATGGCTGCCCGCCGCCTTCTGGGTAAAATGCGGTCTGTTGGAGTATGGCATACCATTTTCCGGATTCGTCTTGTGATTGTTCTATTAATGTGGTGGTGAATGTCTGTATGTAAGGGTCTTGATAAAATAACTTTTCCATCAATATCACTCCTGGCTTTAAACCAAAAAACTGCGTTCAGAGTAGTTTTTACTCTGATGCGCAGTTTCGGTTTTTACTTCATTCTTTTTTGCAACATACCCCAGACTTCATCTTTGCCTTGTCCGGTTTCGGAAGAGAAGAGGATTAGTTCGTCCCCTTTTTCCATTCCGAGGGTTTCTTTTATTACTTTTAAGTGCTTTTGCCATTTCCCTTTAGGGATTTTATCCGCTTTCGTCGCAATGACGACAACTGGAAGCTCATAGTGCTTCAAGTATTCGTACATCGTGACATCATCCTTGGATGGGGGATGGCGAAGGTCCACTATTTGCAGGACTGCACGTAGCTGTTCTCTGCTTGTTAAATAGGTTTCCATCATTCTGCCCCATGCATCTCGCTCGGATTTTGGTACTTTAGCGAATCCGTAACCAGGTACATCAACGAAATGCAGCATTTCATTGATCAGATAAAAGTTCAATGTCTGCGTTTTTCCTGGTTTGGAGGATGTTCTCGCAAGGTTTTTACGGTTGATCATCTTATTGATAAAAGATGATTTTCCTACATTGGAACGGCCCGCCAAGGCGAATTCCGGTAAAAGTTCACTTGGGTATTGCTCTGGTTTAACGGCACTTATTACTATTTCTGCTTGTGTTACTTTCATTTTTTCTCTCCTGCT
Proteins encoded in this region:
- the hemA gene encoding glutamyl-tRNA reductase — protein: MHIIVVGVNYKTAPVEIREKLTFNPADLNKAMVALKDQKSILENIIVSTCNRTEVYAVVDQLHTGRYYIKAFLADWFGLDKEEFSPYLNIYEHDGAIEHLYRVSCGLDSMVLGETQILGQIRTSFLAAQEHKTVGTIFNQLFKQAITLAKRAHSETDIGSNAVSVSYAAVELAKKIFGDLKNKHVLILGAGKMGELAVQNLHSNGVEKVTVINRTLEKATNLANRFAGQAKSMQELSCALVEADILISSTGAKDYVLTKDDMTYVERMRKGRPLFMVDIAVPRDLDPELDKLESVFLYDIDDLEGIVNANLAERKKAADEIELFIEEEIVEFKHWLNTLGVVPVISALRQKALDIQSETMQSIQRKLPHLSEREIKVLNKHTKSIINQMLRDPILRAKELSAESDAKESLELFTKIFNIEEAVQQEVQTQYYAVKKEKSSSAPVGIPLPQAATYRS
- a CDS encoding LiaF transmembrane domain-containing protein, producing MKKNSFLPGLLLLFFGAYFLLQQLNIVLWEGMLHWSTILVITGIALLLQAYKQSDYPNILPGFVLLGIGLHFQLKDKVDVWPDHFAVIILIIGVGFILRSQKTKGGMFEGVLLCILASFFLFYDTFMEMLGVVETGVASLHTFWPVLLILIGAFFVFKKK
- a CDS encoding amino acid ABC transporter ATP-binding protein, which codes for MSNKIEVVNLNKSFGDLHVLKDISLTVKNKEVVCLIGASGSGKSTILRCLNFLEMKDSGTVVIDGKEVDVEKDNLNKVRQKVGMVFQHFHLFPHKTVLENVMEAPVQVEKLKKEEARKIASDLLAKVGLSDKENVYPEKLSGGQKQRVAIARALAMRPDVMLFDEPTSALDPELVGEVLKTMKELAEEGMTMVVVTHEMGFAQEVADRVIYMHDGKIVEEGPPQDLFNNPKNQRTRDFLEAVL
- a CDS encoding amino acid ABC transporter permease codes for the protein MPSLAHFIDVFFSTYDMFLRGMLKTLQITAISIVIALFVGLFFAFLKISKIKVLEWIANTYIYLVRGTPLIVQIFVFYYGLVQMGITAFWSVTLALAFHNGAYIAEIFRGTIQSIDKGQMEAGRSLGMTRNLAMRRIILPQAFRRALPPLGNQFIICLKDSSLAAFIGFYELFNVAQTQGANSFDYMTYLLVVSVYYLFLVGLIGIFVNLLERKFSVSDR
- a CDS encoding transporter substrate-binding domain-containing protein; translation: MKKRVLLVTLFLLSTILAACGGKTTTSEGYELVKEDKFTFASSGEFAPFSVTDGSGNMTGFDIEVGEAIAAELGLEPEQEKYTFASIVEGVKNGRFDAAVASHTITEERLKEVDFSTPYYYSGAQIFVRPDSDIQTMDDLEGMEIAVSRGSTYADLVEGVSDNIVNYDSDVVALEALNNGRHDAVVTDFVTGREAIGSGMELEARELLDRSEQAVAVAKGNEALLEAINEALETLRENGKLKEISEKYFGEDITSDPGE
- a CDS encoding alanyl-tRNA editing protein — encoded protein: MEKLFYQDPYIQTFTTTLIEQSQDESGKWYAILQQTAFYPEGGGQPYDTGTLNDNKVIEVQEIKGEIRHYMEHPLPQITKDVKGNIDWERRYDHMQQHAGQHLLSAAFEELFSYKTKSFHLGKEVSTIDLDINELTEQEVLEAETLVNRIILENRKIECKWVTQDELLNYRLRKELSVSENIRIVIIPEFDYNGCGGTHPHSTGGVASLKVLSLEKQKDMIRVSFVAGNRVLKQLHEKQQVVLELSSLLNAPQNGMAEAVTRMLGQSKEQAKELKEMKERLLEYEAAALFSKTEVISGRTILKSVFQNKEMAELQSIARKLVSARDDINVFLVAENAGKLQFVGARGSKSNMNMKSIAKEVFAFINGKGGGRENFVQGGGETTVTGDKLIEEISRIISNV
- the yihA gene encoding ribosome biogenesis GTP-binding protein YihA/YsxC, whose product is MKVTQAEIVISAVKPEQYPSELLPEFALAGRSNVGKSSFINKMINRKNLARTSSKPGKTQTLNFYLINEMLHFVDVPGYGFAKVPKSERDAWGRMMETYLTSREQLRAVLQIVDLRHPPSKDDVTMYEYLKHYELPVVVIATKADKIPKGKWQKHLKVIKETLGMEKGDELILFSSETGQGKDEVWGMLQKRMK